A region of Reichenbachiella carrageenanivorans DNA encodes the following proteins:
- the ftsH gene encoding ATP-dependent zinc metalloprotease FtsH yields MADKPRKNSTTQPNKPNYQIWVIFGLMAFIFGISYFSNNNSAVEISFKRFEQMVLSNDVQKVVLIGNQKIVEVTLKDEALQNSKYKVQLEQQNRFGVQSTGPQYFFKVESIDIFAKKKEILDSQLKSDADYEYLVDDRSDYTHVFLNSGFFIIIILGFWLLMRRMTGGGGPGGQIFNIGKSKAALFDAENKVKITFDNVAGLDEAKEEVKEIVDFLKNPSKFTKLGGKIPKGALLVGPPGTGKTLLAKAVAGEAAVPFFTLSGSDFVEMFVGVGAARVRDLFKQAKEKAPCIVFIDEIDAIGRSRGKGQMPGSNDERENTLNSLLVEMDGFSTDTGVIILAATNRPDVLDSALLRPGRFDRQISIDKPDIVGRDAIFKVHLGPIKIDKEVDSRELAAQTPGFAGAEIANVCNEAALIAARKDKKAVDSKDFQDAIDRVIGGLEKKTKIISPEEKKIVAYHEAGHAVAGWYLEHADPLVKVSIVPRGYAALGYAQYLPREQHLHQTEQLMDEMCMALGGRVAEEIVFGKISTGALSDLERITKMAYSIVTVYGMNSAIGNISFYDSKQSEYNFNKPYSEATAELIDKEVKKIVDEAYARTKQLLSDKREQLEKIAIELLEKEIIFQADLEQLIGKRPFEKDTNYKAFTNGALGPKGEEEIKNEKAIEELKSEIKTEVESEEDKLPSAPENLEETTKDSK; encoded by the coding sequence ATGGCGGATAAACCGAGAAAGAATAGTACGACTCAGCCTAACAAGCCGAATTACCAGATATGGGTGATTTTTGGATTAATGGCATTCATTTTTGGCATCTCGTACTTTTCGAATAACAATTCTGCAGTAGAAATATCTTTCAAGAGGTTTGAGCAAATGGTGCTGAGCAACGACGTACAAAAGGTCGTGCTGATAGGTAATCAGAAAATTGTAGAAGTGACCCTTAAAGACGAGGCGTTACAAAATAGCAAATATAAAGTCCAGTTGGAACAGCAGAATCGATTTGGTGTACAATCTACTGGGCCTCAGTATTTCTTTAAAGTTGAAAGCATAGACATCTTTGCTAAAAAGAAAGAGATACTGGATAGTCAACTGAAATCTGATGCCGACTATGAGTATCTAGTAGATGACAGGTCGGATTACACACATGTGTTTTTGAATTCTGGTTTCTTTATCATCATCATCCTTGGGTTTTGGTTATTGATGAGACGAATGACAGGGGGCGGAGGCCCTGGTGGACAGATATTCAATATTGGAAAATCTAAGGCGGCACTATTCGATGCAGAAAACAAAGTGAAGATCACTTTTGATAACGTAGCAGGATTGGATGAAGCCAAAGAAGAAGTAAAAGAAATTGTAGACTTTTTGAAGAACCCCTCGAAGTTTACCAAACTAGGCGGAAAAATCCCTAAAGGAGCCCTTTTAGTAGGTCCTCCTGGCACAGGAAAGACCTTATTGGCGAAAGCCGTGGCAGGCGAAGCGGCTGTTCCATTTTTCACTTTGTCTGGTTCGGACTTTGTAGAAATGTTTGTAGGAGTGGGAGCTGCCAGAGTAAGAGACTTGTTTAAGCAAGCCAAAGAAAAAGCACCGTGTATCGTGTTTATCGATGAGATCGATGCGATTGGCCGATCTAGAGGCAAGGGGCAAATGCCAGGTTCTAACGATGAAAGAGAAAATACTTTAAACTCTTTACTTGTAGAAATGGATGGATTTTCTACCGATACAGGGGTCATTATCCTTGCAGCTACCAACCGCCCAGATGTGTTGGATTCTGCCTTGTTGAGACCTGGTAGATTCGATAGACAAATCAGCATTGACAAACCAGATATTGTAGGAAGAGATGCCATATTCAAAGTGCATTTGGGTCCTATCAAGATAGATAAGGAAGTAGATTCTAGAGAATTGGCAGCTCAGACGCCTGGCTTTGCAGGTGCTGAAATCGCCAATGTGTGTAACGAAGCTGCTTTGATTGCTGCTCGTAAAGATAAAAAAGCAGTTGATTCTAAAGATTTTCAAGACGCAATCGACCGTGTGATCGGAGGATTGGAGAAAAAGACTAAAATTATTTCTCCAGAAGAGAAGAAGATTGTGGCCTATCATGAGGCAGGTCATGCAGTGGCTGGATGGTATTTAGAACATGCGGATCCTTTGGTGAAGGTCAGTATTGTGCCTAGAGGGTATGCAGCCCTTGGATATGCACAGTATCTACCAAGAGAGCAGCATTTGCATCAGACAGAACAGCTCATGGATGAGATGTGTATGGCGCTGGGCGGTAGAGTCGCCGAAGAAATAGTATTTGGTAAGATCTCTACAGGCGCATTAAGCGACTTGGAGCGAATTACTAAAATGGCCTATAGTATTGTTACTGTTTATGGTATGAATTCAGCCATTGGCAATATTTCATTCTATGATTCGAAGCAATCAGAATACAATTTTAACAAACCGTATTCTGAAGCGACAGCTGAGCTGATCGATAAGGAAGTGAAGAAAATCGTGGACGAGGCGTATGCAAGAACCAAACAATTGCTCAGTGATAAGCGTGAGCAGTTGGAAAAAATTGCGATAGAGTTGTTGGAGAAAGAAATTATTTTCCAAGCTGATCTAGAGCAGTTGATCGGTAAGCGCCCGTTTGAAAAAGACACTAACTATAAAGCTTTTACCAATGGCGCTTTGGGACCTAAGGGAGAAGAAGAAATCAAAAATGAGAAAGCCATCGAAGAGTTGAAATCTGAGATAAAAACAGAAGTAGAGAGCGAAGAAGATAAGCTGCCTTCTGCTCCTGAGAATCTAGAGGAAACAACAAAAGATTCTAAATAA
- the rsfS gene encoding ribosome silencing factor, translated as MTEIKEAQNSKTLSDAVVKGMLEKKASDIVLIDLRNIGNAVADFFVICSGNSDTQIDAISDSVEDVVNKTTSDKPWRKEGKESKEWILMDYANVVVHIFRKDRREFYSLEKLWGDAIITSIEEEN; from the coding sequence ATGACAGAAATAAAAGAAGCTCAAAATTCTAAAACATTGAGTGACGCAGTGGTGAAGGGAATGTTGGAAAAGAAGGCTTCTGATATTGTACTGATTGATTTGAGAAACATAGGCAATGCTGTTGCCGATTTTTTTGTAATTTGCTCTGGTAATTCTGACACACAAATTGACGCCATATCTGATTCTGTAGAAGACGTCGTAAATAAGACCACTTCAGATAAGCCATGGAGAAAAGAAGGAAAAGAAAGCAAAGAGTGGATCTTGATGGATTATGCTAATGTAGTGGTGCACATCTTTAGAAAAGACCGCAGAGAATTTTATTCCTTAGAAAAACTGTGGGGCGATGCTATCATCACTTCTATAGAAGAAGAAAACTAA
- a CDS encoding biotin--[acetyl-CoA-carboxylase] ligase translates to MHKFFAKTQFLGKKVLFLSQCHSTNDIAAGLLKEKKQLEGTTVITADQTNGRGQRGNTWESEPNKNATFSLILKPTIIPAQHQFQLHIITTLAIHATLFPLLGKELKIKWPNDIYYGDQKLGGILIENTLKGQHIETAIIGIGLNVNQIQFHTSSATSLQEITGETYNVNELIEQLLIELEKKYLALKGNELKNLEFQYLRRLYRFETDSLYETAGRPFHGKITGINPLGLLQIQENEMRHEFAFKEVKYL, encoded by the coding sequence TTGCATAAATTCTTTGCCAAAACTCAATTCCTTGGAAAAAAGGTTCTTTTTCTGTCACAATGTCATTCTACCAATGACATAGCCGCTGGGCTATTGAAAGAAAAAAAACAACTAGAGGGGACTACTGTGATCACAGCCGATCAAACCAACGGCAGAGGCCAACGTGGCAACACTTGGGAGTCTGAGCCAAATAAAAATGCGACTTTCTCTCTCATTCTGAAACCAACCATCATTCCAGCACAACATCAGTTTCAGTTGCACATCATTACTACACTAGCTATTCATGCTACTTTATTCCCTTTATTAGGAAAAGAGCTAAAAATAAAATGGCCCAACGACATCTATTATGGAGATCAAAAATTGGGAGGGATTCTGATAGAAAACACTCTTAAAGGTCAGCACATAGAGACGGCTATTATAGGCATAGGTCTGAATGTGAACCAAATTCAATTCCATACTTCATCGGCCACTTCACTGCAAGAAATTACAGGAGAAACGTACAACGTGAATGAATTGATCGAACAACTATTGATCGAATTAGAAAAAAAATATTTAGCCCTCAAAGGTAATGAGCTGAAAAACCTTGAATTTCAATACTTACGCAGGTTATACCGATTCGAAACAGACAGCTTATACGAAACCGCTGGCCGTCCATTTCATGGTAAAATCACGGGCATAAATCCCTTAGGTTTATTGCAAATTCAAGAAAACGAAATGAGGCACGAATTTGCATTCAAAGAAGTCAAGTATTTATAA
- the ahcY gene encoding adenosylhomocysteinase: MIDTASKFKVKDISLAEWGRKEIKLAEAEMPGLMSLREEYGQSKPLAGARIAGCLHMTIQTAVLIETLLELGAEVTWSSCNIFSTQDHAAAAIAQANIPVYAWKGMNETEFDWCIEQTLFAFEGGKPLNMILDDGGDLTNMVLDRYPELVKDIKGLSEETTTGVHRLQEREEKGTLPMPAINVNDSVTKSKFDNKYGCKESLVDAIRRATDVMMAGKVALVAGYGDVGKGSAASLKGAGARVIVTEIDPICALQAAMDGFEVKKMDNGVAEADIIVTTTGNKDIVVGRHFEKMKDKAIVCNIGHFDNEIDVSWLNSNAKKTEIKPQVDLYELNGKEIILLAEGRLVNLGCATGHPSFVMSNSFTNQTLAQIELWTNNDAYENKVYMLPKHLDEKVARLHLSKIGVELDVLSADQAEYIGVTPEGPYKPEYYRY, encoded by the coding sequence ATGATAGATACAGCATCAAAATTTAAGGTTAAAGATATTAGCCTGGCCGAATGGGGTCGAAAAGAAATCAAACTAGCCGAAGCTGAAATGCCTGGTTTGATGTCTCTCAGAGAAGAGTATGGACAAAGCAAGCCTCTAGCTGGCGCTAGAATCGCAGGATGCCTTCACATGACGATCCAGACAGCAGTTTTAATCGAAACATTGTTAGAGTTAGGTGCTGAGGTGACTTGGTCCTCTTGCAATATTTTCTCTACACAGGATCATGCCGCAGCTGCAATCGCACAAGCCAACATCCCAGTATATGCTTGGAAAGGCATGAACGAAACAGAATTTGATTGGTGTATCGAACAAACATTGTTTGCCTTTGAAGGAGGTAAGCCCTTGAACATGATCTTGGATGATGGCGGTGATCTGACCAACATGGTACTAGACAGATACCCTGAATTGGTGAAAGATATCAAAGGATTGTCCGAAGAAACTACCACTGGAGTACACCGTCTCCAAGAAAGAGAAGAAAAAGGCACATTACCGATGCCTGCCATCAACGTAAATGACTCTGTAACCAAATCTAAATTTGACAACAAATATGGATGTAAAGAGTCTCTCGTAGATGCGATCCGTCGTGCAACCGACGTGATGATGGCTGGTAAAGTAGCCCTAGTAGCTGGGTACGGTGACGTAGGAAAAGGATCTGCCGCTTCGCTCAAAGGTGCTGGCGCAAGAGTCATTGTGACCGAGATCGATCCTATCTGTGCGCTACAGGCAGCTATGGACGGTTTTGAAGTGAAGAAAATGGACAACGGTGTGGCAGAGGCCGACATCATCGTAACCACTACTGGCAACAAAGACATTGTAGTAGGTCGCCATTTTGAAAAAATGAAAGACAAAGCCATCGTTTGTAACATTGGGCATTTTGACAATGAGATTGATGTTTCTTGGTTGAATTCAAATGCGAAGAAAACAGAAATCAAACCACAAGTAGACCTCTATGAGCTGAATGGCAAAGAAATTATCCTTTTAGCAGAAGGTAGATTGGTAAACTTAGGTTGCGCTACTGGCCACCCTTCGTTTGTAATGTCTAATTCGTTTACCAACCAGACGTTGGCTCAAATCGAATTATGGACCAATAATGATGCTTATGAAAACAAAGTCTATATGCTACCTAAGCATTTAGATGAGAAAGTAGCCAGACTACACTTGTCTAAAATCGGCGTAGAGCTAGACGTATTGAGTGCAGATCAGGCAGAATATATCGGCGTGACTCCAGAAGGGCCATACAAACCTGAGTATTATAGATATTAA
- a CDS encoding sigma-70 family RNA polymerase sigma factor, with protein MEESPTKNDYTNQAKDKIFNEEFMPHIRAMYNFAHRLTYDEDDAKDLVQDTFMKSYRFINSFQQGTNAKAWLFRIMKNSFINDFRKKSKQPTKVDYQEVEGYYNSEGTQKAVTTDLRIDTVKNLIGDEITNALAALDIDFRTVIILCDLEGFTYEEMAKILDIPIGTVRSRLHRARNLLKEKLQSYAQSMGY; from the coding sequence ATGGAAGAATCTCCAACCAAAAACGACTACACCAATCAAGCAAAGGATAAAATCTTCAATGAAGAATTTATGCCTCACATTCGTGCAATGTACAATTTTGCGCATCGGCTGACCTATGATGAAGACGACGCCAAAGATCTGGTACAAGACACCTTCATGAAATCCTATCGTTTTATAAATTCCTTTCAGCAAGGAACTAATGCGAAAGCGTGGCTGTTCAGGATCATGAAAAATAGTTTCATCAACGATTTTCGTAAAAAAAGCAAACAACCAACAAAAGTAGATTATCAGGAAGTAGAAGGCTATTACAACTCTGAAGGCACTCAAAAAGCTGTCACTACAGACTTGAGAATAGACACGGTAAAAAACCTCATCGGCGATGAAATCACCAATGCATTAGCAGCACTGGATATCGACTTTAGGACAGTGATTATCCTGTGCGACCTCGAAGGATTCACCTATGAAGAAATGGCTAAAATATTAGACATTCCAATAGGTACAGTGAGGTCGAGACTGCATAGAGCAAGAAACCTATTGAAAGAAAAATTGCAGTCCTATGCACAGAGCATGGGATATTAA
- the gmk gene encoding guanylate kinase, whose product MQKGKAIIFSAPSGSGKTTIVKHILSKFPNIEFSISASTRDKRGRSETNGKDYHFLSPEEFKTKIDNDEFVEWEEVYEGNFYGTLKSEVERIWSKGHHVIFDVDVKGGISLKQYFADDALSIFVKVKDMDVLAERLKDRGTEDQASLSRRLYKAKFEMSFENKFDTTLVNDKLEESFANAEKLIGDFLK is encoded by the coding sequence ATGCAAAAAGGCAAAGCCATTATATTTTCCGCTCCTTCTGGCTCAGGAAAAACAACCATCGTCAAACATATCCTTTCCAAATTTCCAAATATAGAATTTTCCATTTCTGCCTCTACAAGAGACAAAAGAGGAAGATCGGAAACCAACGGAAAGGATTACCATTTTTTGAGCCCCGAAGAATTCAAAACCAAGATTGATAACGACGAATTTGTCGAATGGGAAGAAGTATACGAAGGCAATTTCTACGGCACACTCAAGTCCGAGGTAGAACGCATCTGGTCCAAAGGACACCATGTGATATTCGACGTAGACGTAAAGGGAGGGATTAGTTTAAAGCAATACTTTGCGGATGATGCCCTATCCATTTTCGTAAAAGTGAAAGACATGGATGTATTGGCTGAGCGACTCAAAGATCGTGGCACGGAAGATCAAGCCAGTCTTTCAAGAAGATTGTACAAAGCGAAATTCGAAATGTCTTTTGAAAATAAATTTGACACTACATTGGTCAACGACAAGCTAGAAGAGTCATTTGCCAATGCTGAGAAGTTGATTGGAGACTTTTTGAAATAA
- the nadD gene encoding nicotinate (nicotinamide) nucleotide adenylyltransferase has protein sequence MKVGLFFGSFNPIHIGHMIIAQTMIDSGHIDELWFVISPQNPFKKNKNLLHEFDRLDMVDAAITGHTQFRTSDVEFNLPKPSYTAHTLAVLCEKHPDKAFSLIIGGDNLASFHKWKNHETILAHHNLLVYPRPNTKTPQIALTDRIHFVNAPLLDISATFIRTKIKNGHSIKYLVPTEVELFIDRKKFYQ, from the coding sequence ATGAAAGTTGGACTCTTTTTTGGTTCGTTCAATCCCATACATATTGGACACATGATTATCGCCCAGACGATGATAGATAGCGGACATATCGACGAACTATGGTTTGTAATTAGTCCACAAAACCCATTCAAAAAGAACAAGAACCTACTCCATGAGTTTGATCGACTAGATATGGTAGATGCTGCAATAACAGGCCACACCCAGTTTCGTACTTCAGATGTAGAATTTAACCTACCCAAGCCAAGCTACACTGCACATACACTAGCGGTACTGTGCGAAAAACATCCAGACAAAGCGTTTTCATTGATTATAGGTGGAGACAATTTGGCTTCGTTTCACAAATGGAAAAATCATGAAACTATTTTAGCGCATCATAACTTGCTTGTCTATCCTCGCCCCAACACCAAAACACCTCAAATCGCTTTAACTGATCGTATTCATTTTGTGAATGCTCCATTATTGGATATTTCAGCTACATTTATTCGCACGAAAATAAAAAATGGGCACTCGATTAAATATCTAGTGCCCACTGAAGTCGAATTATTTATCGACAGAAAGAAATTCTATCAATAG
- the frr gene encoding ribosome recycling factor — MEEIEMYLEEARELMDKSVNHCQQELLKIRAGKAMPNMLDGLMVEYYGTMTPINQVSSVTTPDARTLSIKPFEKSILGEIERVIINSDLGLNPQNDGEQIRINIPPLTEERRLGLMKQVRAEAENGKISVRNVRKDTNDSLKALIKEGVSEDAVKGAEAEVQKLTDKHVVLIDELVVVKEKDIMTI; from the coding sequence ATGGAAGAAATTGAAATGTATTTGGAAGAGGCCAGGGAACTAATGGACAAATCTGTGAATCATTGTCAACAAGAACTCTTGAAAATTCGAGCAGGCAAAGCCATGCCTAATATGCTCGATGGTCTAATGGTAGAATACTACGGTACGATGACTCCGATCAATCAGGTGTCTTCTGTGACTACTCCAGATGCACGTACGCTTTCTATCAAGCCATTCGAAAAAAGTATTTTGGGTGAAATCGAAAGAGTCATTATCAATAGTGATTTAGGTTTGAATCCTCAAAACGATGGAGAGCAAATCAGAATCAATATTCCTCCTTTGACTGAGGAACGAAGATTGGGTTTGATGAAACAAGTGAGGGCCGAAGCCGAAAACGGTAAAATAAGTGTCAGAAACGTAAGAAAAGACACAAACGATTCGCTCAAGGCTTTGATAAAAGAAGGGGTGTCGGAAGATGCAGTAAAAGGTGCAGAAGCAGAAGTGCAGAAGCTTACAGACAAGCATGTGGTTTTGATCGACGAACTAGTTGTGGTCAAAGAAAAAGATATAATGACGATTTAA
- the pyrH gene encoding UMP kinase: MKYKRILLKLSGEALMGDKQYGIDAVRLEQYVNEIKEVKDLGVEIAIVIGGGNIFRGVQAESSGIDRVQGDYMGMLATVINAMALQSALEKTGMYTRLMSGIKIEEVCEPFIKRRAVRHLEKGRIVIFGAGIGNPYFTTDSTASLRAIEMEADVVLKGTRVDGVYTADPEKDTTATKYPQISFQEVYEKGLNVMDMTAFTLCQENNLPIIVFDMNKSGNLKAIVAGEEVGTLIS, from the coding sequence ATGAAGTATAAAAGAATATTGTTGAAGCTGAGTGGCGAAGCCTTGATGGGCGATAAGCAGTACGGTATAGACGCAGTCAGACTTGAACAATATGTGAATGAGATCAAAGAGGTCAAGGACCTAGGAGTAGAAATTGCTATCGTCATCGGAGGGGGCAATATTTTCAGAGGCGTACAGGCAGAAAGTTCAGGCATAGACAGAGTACAGGGCGATTATATGGGCATGCTGGCCACAGTGATCAATGCCATGGCTCTGCAGTCGGCTTTAGAGAAAACAGGCATGTATACACGCCTAATGTCGGGCATCAAAATAGAAGAAGTCTGCGAGCCTTTTATTAAAAGAAGAGCTGTGCGTCATCTCGAAAAAGGAAGAATAGTCATCTTTGGAGCAGGGATAGGTAATCCATATTTTACTACAGACTCTACTGCAAGCTTGCGAGCCATTGAGATGGAAGCAGATGTGGTGCTAAAAGGCACCAGGGTAGATGGTGTATATACTGCAGACCCAGAGAAAGATACTACTGCTACCAAATATCCTCAGATTAGTTTTCAAGAAGTATATGAAAAAGGGCTCAACGTGATGGACATGACTGCTTTCACTCTGTGTCAAGAAAACAATTTGCCAATTATAGTCTTTGATATGAACAAATCTGGAAATCTGAAAGCTATTGTGGCAGGTGAGGAAGTAGGCACACTGATCTCTTAA
- a CDS encoding acetyl-CoA carboxylase biotin carboxyl carrier protein subunit — translation MKKAQIGVNSYEIDQEQDQFLLNGQPFNFDLAQSGDGDLHFLVNHKSYQTKVLSVNKEEKTVNVKVNNTPYTVSVKDNLDLLLAKLGMESVGQSGEKDVKAPMPGLILDVLVAKGQEVKKGDHLLILEAMKMENVIKCPSDGVISELFAVKGESVEKGKILLSL, via the coding sequence ATGAAAAAAGCCCAAATCGGAGTAAATTCCTACGAAATAGACCAAGAGCAGGATCAGTTCCTGCTCAATGGCCAACCCTTCAATTTCGATCTCGCCCAATCTGGTGATGGAGATCTGCATTTTTTGGTCAATCATAAATCCTACCAGACCAAAGTACTATCAGTAAACAAGGAAGAAAAGACCGTGAACGTTAAAGTGAATAATACGCCTTATACGGTAAGTGTAAAGGATAATCTTGATTTGTTATTGGCTAAGCTGGGTATGGAATCTGTGGGACAGTCTGGAGAAAAAGACGTAAAAGCTCCTATGCCTGGTCTTATTTTGGATGTGTTGGTTGCTAAAGGACAAGAAGTGAAGAAGGGAGATCATCTGCTTATTCTTGAAGCCATGAAAATGGAAAACGTCATCAAATGCCCTTCTGACGGGGTGATCAGCGAACTTTTCGCTGTCAAAGGCGAAAGTGTGGAAAAAGGCAAAATTTTACTTTCGTTATAA
- a CDS encoding Lrp/AsnC ligand binding domain-containing protein produces the protein MPKNYEIDDVDLKILSHLMQDAKTPYTEIAKKVYVSGGTVHVRMKKMEELGVVKGTTLQLDYSKLGFDVTCFLGIYLQKSSLYDVVVDKLRDIPEVVKIHYTTGNYNIFIKIHCRDTNHLREVLHDKIQKVDGIDRTETFISLDESMSRPIQLG, from the coding sequence ATGCCGAAAAATTATGAAATTGATGATGTGGATTTGAAGATCCTTTCACATCTAATGCAGGATGCAAAGACACCTTATACTGAAATAGCCAAAAAGGTTTACGTGTCTGGAGGTACGGTACACGTACGAATGAAAAAAATGGAAGAATTGGGGGTAGTAAAAGGTACTACGTTACAATTGGACTATTCTAAATTGGGATTTGATGTGACCTGTTTTTTAGGAATATATCTTCAAAAGAGTTCCCTATATGATGTAGTAGTAGACAAGCTTCGTGATATTCCTGAGGTAGTCAAGATTCACTACACCACAGGTAACTATAATATATTTATTAAAATACATTGCAGAGACACTAATCACCTTCGTGAAGTTTTGCATGATAAAATCCAGAAAGTAGACGGTATTGATAGAACGGAAACCTTTATTTCACTAGATGAAAGTATGAGTCGTCCTATTCAGCTGGGATAA
- a CDS encoding AMP-binding protein, whose protein sequence is MANHTWFKHYPKGIPHTINPDEYSSLAELFQVGFEKYSHLPAMENMGKCLSYQELNSAVDLFASYLQNHTSLKKGDRIAIQMPNLLQYPVAMFAALKCGLVVVNTNPLYTPEEMKHQFIDSGAKAIVILENFACNLEQILPQTSIEIIITTEIGDLLGGLKKHITNFVVKRIKGMVPSFSLPSAISFNQALKLGESTSFQKITLSGDEIAFLQYTGGTTGVSKGAMLTHRNLIANLEQVCAWMSIMLEEGKETVITALPLYHVFALTCNCLVMFKLGAKNVLITNPRDMPGFVKELSKHPFSIITGVNTLFNGLLNQEKFAAIDFSKLKVAFGGGMAVQQIVAEKWLKITGSPLAEGYGLTETAPVLTTNPLDGTDRVGTIGLPIPSTEIKMLDDDGNEVAQGEPGELCAKGPQVMKGYWNRPEDTAQVMDGEWFKTGDIATIDSDGFIRIVDRKKEMILVSGFNVYPNEIEDAIAKHEKVLEVGAIGVPDAKSTEAVKIFIVKKDESLTVEEIKAHAHKILTGYKCPKHVEFTKELPKSNVGKILRRVLKEQDAKVNAYE, encoded by the coding sequence ATGGCTAATCATACTTGGTTTAAACACTACCCAAAAGGAATTCCTCATACCATCAACCCAGATGAATACAGTTCTCTTGCAGAACTTTTCCAAGTCGGGTTTGAAAAATATAGCCACTTGCCCGCAATGGAAAACATGGGCAAATGTCTCTCCTACCAAGAGCTCAATAGTGCTGTAGACCTATTCGCCAGCTACTTACAAAACCACACAAGCCTGAAAAAAGGCGATCGTATTGCAATCCAGATGCCTAATCTCTTGCAATACCCCGTAGCGATGTTTGCAGCACTGAAATGTGGACTAGTGGTAGTCAACACCAACCCTCTCTATACCCCAGAAGAAATGAAGCACCAGTTTATTGACTCTGGAGCCAAAGCAATTGTCATTCTAGAAAACTTTGCCTGCAACCTAGAGCAGATACTTCCTCAAACGTCTATCGAAATCATAATCACTACCGAAATAGGCGATTTGCTTGGAGGCTTAAAGAAGCACATTACCAATTTTGTAGTAAAGCGAATCAAAGGCATGGTTCCTTCCTTTTCTTTACCTTCAGCCATTTCATTCAATCAAGCACTTAAATTAGGAGAAAGTACTTCTTTCCAAAAGATAACTCTTTCTGGTGATGAGATTGCTTTCTTACAATACACAGGTGGCACCACGGGTGTTTCCAAGGGCGCCATGCTCACACATCGAAACCTAATCGCCAATCTAGAGCAAGTCTGTGCTTGGATGAGCATCATGCTCGAAGAAGGGAAAGAAACCGTGATCACTGCTCTCCCACTGTATCACGTGTTTGCACTCACCTGCAATTGCTTGGTCATGTTTAAACTTGGCGCAAAAAATGTCCTAATTACCAATCCACGAGACATGCCAGGCTTTGTAAAGGAATTGTCGAAACATCCATTTTCCATTATTACAGGTGTAAATACACTATTCAATGGGCTGCTAAATCAAGAAAAATTTGCAGCAATCGATTTTTCCAAACTCAAAGTCGCTTTCGGTGGAGGTATGGCGGTGCAACAAATCGTTGCAGAGAAATGGCTCAAAATCACAGGGTCACCATTAGCCGAAGGTTATGGCCTAACAGAAACAGCACCAGTACTCACAACCAATCCACTAGACGGGACGGACAGAGTAGGTACAATAGGACTACCAATACCTAGTACAGAGATAAAAATGCTTGATGACGATGGCAACGAAGTAGCTCAAGGCGAACCAGGAGAATTGTGCGCAAAAGGCCCGCAGGTCATGAAAGGCTACTGGAATCGACCAGAAGACACTGCACAAGTGATGGATGGAGAATGGTTTAAAACAGGTGATATTGCGACCATCGACAGCGATGGGTTTATCAGAATCGTAGACAGAAAAAAAGAAATGATCTTAGTTTCAGGATTCAATGTCTACCCAAATGAAATAGAAGATGCCATAGCAAAACACGAAAAAGTACTGGAAGTAGGAGCCATAGGCGTACCTGACGCAAAGTCTACAGAAGCAGTAAAAATATTTATTGTCAAAAAAGACGAATCACTCACAGTGGAAGAAATAAAAGCCCATGCACATAAAATTCTTACTGGGTATAAATGCCCCAAGCATGTAGAATTCACCAAAGAATTGCCCAAATCCAACGTAGGCAAGATCCTACGAAGAGTTCTCAAAGAGCAAGATGCCAAGGTAAATGCCTATGAATAA